Proteins found in one Fodinicurvata sp. EGI_FJ10296 genomic segment:
- a CDS encoding MFS transporter has protein sequence MSAVLKNIDDLIYDPVARAIGLAFALNAVLFSAWYTRIADVQVALGLSDGVLGLVMLGLPVGSIIALPIASAIIGAVGEGRSTLIAGFTCCAALVLPAFAPGAPSLFLVLVVLGLGNGTMDVSMNAAASSYERLSGRSIMTTFHAMFSVGGIVGAVIGTLAIMAGLAPGGHLALVALATAALLIACIAGWRRFQPAVRLGPVFALPSRPLLVLAGMAFLIFMGESVVADWSAVFIANHLGAAPAMAPLGFMAFSTGMMVGRVFGDAAIDRFGALTIMRFGALMAFGGLLVAAVPASVPLAIVGFGVTGLGLSALVPILFGMAGRTPGMSSGTSIAAVASIGYSGWLAGPPLIGAISEAFGLSMALVLIAFGMCVVAAASGLIGPRSGGRAA, from the coding sequence ATGTCAGCCGTCCTGAAGAATATCGATGACTTGATATACGACCCGGTCGCCCGTGCCATAGGGCTGGCTTTCGCCTTGAATGCCGTCCTGTTTTCCGCCTGGTACACCCGGATTGCCGACGTCCAGGTCGCGCTCGGCCTCAGCGATGGCGTCCTTGGTCTGGTCATGCTCGGACTGCCCGTGGGGTCAATAATCGCGCTGCCGATCGCCAGCGCCATTATTGGCGCTGTGGGCGAGGGCCGGTCGACATTGATTGCCGGTTTTACCTGCTGCGCGGCCCTCGTGTTGCCTGCCTTCGCCCCGGGCGCGCCGTCCCTTTTTCTGGTTCTCGTCGTGCTCGGCCTTGGAAACGGCACCATGGACGTTTCCATGAACGCCGCCGCTTCGTCGTACGAGCGGCTTTCGGGGCGTTCGATCATGACCACGTTTCACGCGATGTTCAGCGTCGGCGGCATCGTCGGGGCCGTGATCGGCACGCTCGCCATCATGGCAGGCCTTGCGCCCGGGGGGCATCTGGCTCTGGTGGCGCTGGCAACGGCAGCACTGCTGATAGCCTGCATCGCCGGCTGGCGTCGATTTCAGCCGGCGGTACGGCTTGGGCCGGTCTTTGCTTTACCGTCGCGCCCGCTGCTGGTTCTGGCCGGGATGGCTTTTCTGATTTTCATGGGCGAGTCGGTGGTTGCGGATTGGAGCGCCGTGTTCATCGCCAACCACCTGGGTGCGGCACCGGCCATGGCACCGCTCGGGTTCATGGCGTTTTCGACCGGGATGATGGTCGGCCGTGTTTTCGGCGATGCCGCCATCGACCGTTTCGGTGCGCTCACGATCATGAGATTCGGCGCCTTGATGGCATTCGGGGGGCTGCTGGTGGCGGCCGTGCCGGCGTCGGTACCGCTTGCGATCGTCGGATTCGGTGTCACCGGCCTGGGCCTGTCGGCACTGGTGCCGATCCTGTTCGGCATGGCGGGGCGGACGCCGGGAATGTCGAGCGGGACGAGCATCGCTGCTGTCGCATCCATCGGCTACAGCGGCTGGCTGGCCGGACCGCCCCTGATCGGTGCCATTTCCGAAGCCTTCGGTCTGTCGATGGCACTGGTGCTGATCGCGTTCGGCATGTGCGTCGTTGCCGCTGCCAGTGGCCTGATCGGA
- a CDS encoding LacI family DNA-binding transcriptional regulator, with product MDVARAAGVSRTTVSNAFNRPDQLSQTLRDRVLSTAASIGYAGPNPMARMLRTGRAGAIGMVFPGPLAHAFTDPASVAFLTGVADGCDRNDVGLLFLPAENDSALGSVGQAAVDGFIVHCMAAGAGMLTAVLERNLPILAVDVPNAELPAHVSSVSIDDRGGAALAAKHVLALGHRNIGILSLELLADGRTGPVDIARQRGATYGVSAARLDGYLTTIERDGAAVTGIEETDVTDPAETKASIERLITADPRPTAILAMSDVLALMTLDMARTHGIRVPEDLSIVGFDDIPAAQHATPAMTTVHQPLREKGVIAVENLLTTAGVPSRSTLDIELRARASSGPPSSSQTL from the coding sequence ATGGACGTCGCCCGTGCGGCCGGCGTTTCGCGCACCACCGTCTCGAACGCCTTCAATCGCCCGGATCAGCTTTCGCAGACCCTGCGCGACCGCGTTCTGTCGACGGCCGCTTCGATCGGGTATGCCGGACCGAACCCCATGGCCCGGATGCTGCGGACGGGGCGTGCAGGCGCAATCGGCATGGTCTTTCCCGGCCCTCTTGCCCACGCCTTCACCGACCCGGCATCGGTCGCATTTCTGACCGGCGTCGCCGACGGGTGCGACCGAAACGATGTCGGCTTGCTGTTTCTGCCGGCGGAAAACGACTCCGCACTAGGGTCGGTCGGCCAGGCGGCGGTCGACGGCTTCATCGTCCACTGCATGGCGGCCGGCGCCGGAATGCTCACGGCCGTGCTCGAACGCAACCTTCCCATTCTCGCCGTCGATGTTCCCAACGCCGAACTGCCGGCCCATGTATCTTCCGTCTCGATCGACGACCGCGGCGGCGCCGCCCTTGCAGCAAAGCATGTGCTGGCCCTCGGCCATCGGAACATCGGCATCCTGTCGCTGGAATTGCTGGCCGACGGGCGGACCGGACCGGTCGATATCGCCAGACAGCGGGGCGCCACCTATGGCGTTTCAGCGGCGCGACTCGACGGCTATCTGACGACGATCGAACGCGACGGCGCGGCCGTAACCGGCATTGAAGAGACCGATGTCACCGACCCGGCGGAAACGAAGGCATCCATCGAACGCCTGATCACCGCCGACCCCCGCCCCACCGCAATCCTTGCCATGAGCGATGTTCTGGCGCTCATGACGCTGGATATGGCCAGAACGCACGGGATTCGAGTGCCTGAAGATCTGTCGATCGTCGGTTTCGACGATATCCCGGCAGCCCAACACGCCACACCGGCGATGACCACCGTCCATCAACCACTTCGCGAAAAAGGCGTAATCGCTGTTGAAAACCTGCTGACCACGGCGGGCGTGCCCAGCCGGAGCACGCTGGATATCGAGTTGCGCGCGCGCGCAAGCTCAGGTCCACCCTCGTCCAGTCAGACGCTTTGA
- a CDS encoding DUF1127 domain-containing protein, producing MTIIGILAAAVRRIGQERARRRIRSEARARLAMLDDRLLHDIGLERQTVEDERRQPASRPLGLIIGETHLVSRPIDLHDEGVVDMVESELAPLQTGDRKRGHESVMQCQPS from the coding sequence ATGACAATTATTGGAATTCTGGCGGCGGCGGTCCGTCGTATCGGGCAGGAACGTGCCCGGCGCCGCATCCGCAGTGAAGCCCGTGCAAGGCTGGCCATGCTCGACGATCGGTTGTTGCACGATATCGGCCTGGAGCGGCAAACGGTCGAGGATGAACGTCGCCAGCCGGCCAGCCGGCCGCTCGGCCTGATCATCGGCGAGACGCATCTTGTCTCCCGACCGATCGATCTCCACGACGAGGGAGTGGTCGACATGGTGGAATCAGAGTTGGCACCGCTTCAGACCGGTGACCGGAAGCGAGGGCACGAATCGGTAATGCAATGTCAGCCGTCCTGA